In Musa acuminata AAA Group cultivar baxijiao chromosome BXJ2-3, Cavendish_Baxijiao_AAA, whole genome shotgun sequence, the following proteins share a genomic window:
- the LOC135607453 gene encoding putative 4-hydroxy-4-methyl-2-oxoglutarate aldolase 2 codes for MAGLPLATAEACDANPHLILNGELRALQPIFQIYGRRQVFSGPIVTLKVFEDNVLVREFLEEKGNGRVLVVDGGGSMRCAILGGNPVQQAQNNGWAGIIVNGCIRDVDEINGCDIGVRALGSHPMKANKKGYGEKHVPVNIAGTRICDGEWLYADSDGILISRTEISV; via the coding sequence ATGGCTGGTTTACCATTAGCAACTGCTGAAGCATGTGATGCGAATCCACATCTAATCCTTAATGGTGAGCTTCGTGCACTTCAACCAATATTTCAAATTTATGGCCGAAGGCAGGTCTTCTCTGGCCCCATTGTCACTCTTAAGGTCTTTGAGGACAATGTTCTTGTTcgtgagttccttgaggagaaaGGTAACGGTAGAGTTTTGGTTGTCGATGGTGGCGGAAGCATGCGTTGTGCAATTTTGGGTGGTAACCCAGTTCAACAGGCTCAAAACAATGGGTGGGCTGGTATCATCGTTAATGGTTGCATTAGGGATGTTGATGAGATCAATGGATGTGATATCGGTGTAAGAGCTTTGGGTTCTCATCCGATGAAGGCAAACAAGAAAGGATATGGAGAGAAGCACGTACCGGTGAATATCGCAGGGACTAGGATTTGTGATGGTGAGTGGCTCTATGCAGATAGTGATGGCATTTTAATTTCCAGGACAGAAATATCGGTTTGA
- the LOC135583485 gene encoding tobamovirus multiplication protein 3-like — protein MDSSSAVLALRTASAWWDEVNDSSLWQDRIFHALSLLFGLISAVALIQLIRIECRVPEFGWTTQKVFHLLNFLVNGVRSLVFVFRRGVQKMNPIIRHILLDLPGLAFFTTYALLVLFWAEIYYQARSVSTDGLRPTFYTINAVTYVIQIALWLVLWWKPIQAMIIISKIFFAGVSFFAALGFLLYGGRLFLMLKRFPVESKGRRKKLQEVGYVTTICFLCFLLRCIMVCFNAFDKAADLDVLDHPILNLLYYLLVEILPSSLVLFILRKLPPKRGITQYHPIH, from the exons ATGGACTCATCGTCGGCTGTTCTCGCCCTCCGGACCGCCTCTGCTTGGTGGGATGAGGTGAACGATTCCAGTTTGTGGCAGGATCGCATCTTCCACGCCCTCTCCCTTCTCTTCGGACTCATCTCCGCCGTCGCCCTT ATTCAGTTAATTAGGATCGAATGTAGAGTACCAGAATTTGGATGGACGACGCAGAAGGTCTTCCACCTCTTGAACTTCCTTGTGAATGGCG TTCGGTCACTGGTGTTTGTATTCCGTCGGGGCGTCCAGAAAATGAACCCT ATAATTCGACATATTCTTCTGGATTTGCCTGGTCTTGCATTCTTCACTACCTATGCTCTACTGGTTTTATTTTGGGCGGAAATATACTATCAG GCACGTTCTGTATCTACTGATGGGCTTAGACCAACGTTCTATACAATTAATGCAGTGACCTATGTAATTCAG ATTGCTCTTTGGTTGGTCTTGTGGTGGAAGCCAATCCAAGCAATGATCATCATATCCAAGATATTCTTTGCAG GTGTCTCATTCTTTGCTGCCCTTGGTTTTCTTCTGTATGGAGGGAG GCTTTTCTTAATGTTGAAACGTTTTCCTGTTGAATCAAAAGGGCGACGCAAGAAGTTACAGGAG GTTGGTTATGTTACCACTATATGTTTCCTATGTTTCTTGTTGAGATGCATTATG GTGTGCTTCAATGCTTTTGACAAAGCTGCAGACCTTGATGTACTGGACCATCCAATTCTGAACCTTTTATACTACCTG CTTGTAGAAATTCTGCCTTCATCTTTAGTACTCTTCATCTTAAGGAAATTACCGCCTAAACGTGGGATCACTCAGTACCATCCAATCCACTAG